A stretch of Cucumis sativus cultivar 9930 chromosome 2, Cucumber_9930_V3, whole genome shotgun sequence DNA encodes these proteins:
- the LOC101208340 gene encoding upstream activation factor subunit UAF30: MVSDSELISRLRDFLRNSDLNTTTTAIVRRKLEEDFGIDLSDKKLFIREQVDLFLQTEHEKAVQEGYAHCEEVHQEDGDENLKMETEDGDSEDGDNDNEDDEKGKTSSEKVKKRGGGFTKLCSLSPQLQEFIGAPEMARTEVVKQLWNHIRENNLQDPSNRRNILCDEPLKALFGVNSINMFQMNKALSKHIWPLESNDVIPAKSSQKEKPQKEKQPKEKPQKKRQKQGKEEDSDDSAREDKRQKKGKSGFLAPLPLSNALVAFLGTGEDALPRSDVVKRMWDYIKQNNLQDPSDKRRIICDERLKELFDVDSFNGFTVSKLLATHFIKMKQ, from the exons ATGGTTTCCGACTCGGAGCTCATCAGCCGGCTCCGAGACTTTCTTCGCAATTCCGACCTCAATACCACTACTACTGCTATCGTCCGCCGTAAGCTCGAGGAAGACTTCGGCATTGATTTGTCTGATAAGAAGCTGTTTATTAGGGAACAGGTCGACTTGTTCCTCCAGACTGAACATGAGAAAGCCGTTCAAGAAGGTTATGCCCATTGCGAGGAAGTCCACCAGgaagatggagatgaaaatttgaagatggAAACGGAGGATGGAGATAGTGAAGACGGAGATAACGACAACGAAGACGACGAAAAGGGTAAAACTAG CTCTGAAAAGGTGAAGAAAAGAGGGGGTGGTTTTACTAAGTTATGTAGCCTTTCCCCACAACTGCAGGAATTTATTGGAGCACCCGAAATGGCAAGGACTGAG GTTGTTAAACAACTATGGAACCACATTAGAGAGAACAATTTGCAAGACCCCAGTAATAGAAGAAATATTCTCTGTGATGAACCGTTAAAAGCACTCTTTGGTGTCAATTCCATCAACATGTTTCAAATGAATAAAGCTCTATCAAAGCATATTTGGCCGTTGGAATCAAATGATG TTATTCCAGCCAAATCTAGTCAGAAAGAAAAGCCACAAAAGGAGAAGCAGCCAAAGGAGAAGCCACAAAAGAAGCGACAGAAGCAAGGGAAAGAAGAAG ATTCAGATGACTCTGCAAGAGAGGATAAGCGGCAAAAGAAAGGGAAATCTGGTTTTCTTGCTCCTCTTCCACTTTCGAATGCTCTGGTGGCATTTCTTGGTACTGGAGAGGATGCATTGCCTCGCTCTGACGTAGTGAAAAGAATGTGGGATTACATTAAGCAAAATAACCTTCAG GACCCTTCTGACAAAAGGAGAATAATTTGTGACGAGAGGCTAAAAGAACTCTTTGATGTCGATTCCTTTAATGGGTTCACTGTTTCGAAACTCCTGGCCACGCATTTTATAAAGATGAAACAGTAA